From Penaeus monodon isolate SGIC_2016 chromosome 42, NSTDA_Pmon_1, whole genome shotgun sequence, one genomic window encodes:
- the LOC119599323 gene encoding protein phosphatase 1 regulatory subunit 36-like (The sequence of the model RefSeq protein was modified relative to this genomic sequence to represent the inferred CDS: added 30 bases not found in genome assembly) produces the protein MFLDIVRLEKVQELLWQLVRYFGELFLQADLIRGIEPPAVGNQKSLQMRWERRLSAVLDPLASTYGLLVLGHGLENLHHMKRGRSLHSYGSRDNSIFERLYELCELLVWIVFRRRDRPVVHAEITRLFRGEVNLEQQQQQQLQQQQQQHSQVSYHHHLDDPLEQRPKHRKKGPSLSKVVQESSGLMVRKVPEMSLTQTISSSPEALPALTYNNEDDILSSQGLWLIGAKRADLNEYLEPAVQEIDQLSLLD, from the exons GTACAAGAACTCCTGTGGCAGTTAGTGAGGTACTTCGGAGAACTGTTCCTGCAGGCGGATCTTATAAGGGGAATCGAGCCTCCTGCAGTAGGGAACCAGAAGTCCCTGCAGATGAGGTGGGAAAGGCGTCTCTCCGCTGTCCTCGACCCCTTGGCTTCTACGTATGGCCTGCTGGTTCTTGGACACGGCCTGGAGAATTTGCATCATATGAAG CGGGGTCGGAGTCTGCACAGCTACGGATCGCGAGACAATAGCATCTTCGAACGTCTGTACGAACTCTGCGAGCTCCTTGTTTGGATCGTCTTCCGCCGCCGAGATCGCCCCGTCGTGCACGCTGAGATCACAAGGCTGTTCAGGGGCGAAGTGAACCtggaacagcagcagcagcagcaattgcaacagcagcagcaacagcacagCCAGGTGTCGTATCATCATCACTTGGACGACCCGCTCGAGCAGAGGCCGAAGCATCGCAAGAAGGGGCCGTCGCTTTCGA AGGTCGTCCAAGAGAGCTCTGGGCTGATGGTTCGCAAAGTCCCGGAGATGTCACTCACCCAGACGATCAGTTCTTCGCCAGAAGCGCTGCCTGCTCTCACCTACAACAATGA AGACGACATACTGAGTAGTCAAGGGTTATGGCTGATCGGGGCAAAAAGGGCAGATCTGAACGAGTACTTGGAACCCGCTGTTCAAGAGATAGATCAACTGAGTTTGCTTGATTAA
- the LOC119599322 gene encoding protein arginine N-methyltransferase 5-like, whose amino-acid sequence MAGSRVSCGLECCNVYEINDSLQESSKAGYDFLSIPLAHPRFTREHVEGKAKNRPGAFTRSDLLLSSSEWNSLIVGRLSTGPILSLESSNNSLRQNSEDTVTQELTFAAHLGLPAIMFTLTTDRCCNIARLIHNRVVQGVCYQVWVRVPMQAPEELAAQYRSDKSPSEDGFGVDTWTWWNRFHSIANVEKKIGLALEVSADLPEQSVIDRWLGEPIRCAILPTSIWLTNKKGFPVLSRAHQQLVRGLFKLHVQFVVSGPLRHQHFKLYQQYLEHIIRVNQEMDPLMDFARGYEDYLQCPLQPLMDNLESQTYEVFEKDPVKYSEYERAMYLAICDKIPEEEKETKEIVLMVVGAGRGPLVRRALAAAKAGHRKIKIYAVEKNPNAVVTLQAQQDEDWGDQVTVVSCDMRDWDAPEKADILVSELLGSFGDNELSPECLDGAQKFMKEDGISIPCNYTSYLSPLQSPKLYNEIRNCREKDKHFLAHFETPYVVFLHNKKELAPSQALFTFSHPNKDKVIDNTRYKSLQFQITEDNVVHGFGGYFEATLYKDVFISIKPETHSRGMFSWFPILFPLKEPVPVRVGELLEVHFWRCTNRKNVWYEWCVTGPLVGSIHNPNGRAYTIGL is encoded by the exons ATGGCTGGCTCTCGTGTCTCGTGCGGCCTCGAGTGCTGTAATGTTTACGAGATAAATGACAGTCTGCAGGAATCGTCAAAGGCTGG ATATGATTTCCTGTCCATCCCCTTGGCACATCCCCGATTCACAAGAGAACACGTAGAGGGTAAAGCCAAAAACAGACCTGGTGCTTTTACGCGCTCTGATCTCCTCCTGAGCAGTTCAG AATGGAACAGCCTGATTGTGGGTCGGCTGAGCACAGGCCCGATCCTGAGCCTGGAGTCGTCCAACAACAGTCTGCGGCAGAACAGCGAAGACACCGTCACCCAGGAACTCACCTTTGCCGCCCACCTGGGTCTGCCGGCCATTATGTTCACCCTTACAACTGACAGGTGCTGCAACATCGCACGTCTTATTCACAACAGAGTTGTTCAGGGTGTCTGTTACCAG GTTTGGGTTAGAGTGCCAATGCAGGCGCCAGAGGAATTGGCAGCACAGTATCGCTCCGACAAATCTCCAAGTGAAGATGGGTTTGGAGTCGACACCTGGACGTGGTGGAACAG ATTCCACAGTATAGCCAATGTAGAGAAAAAAATTGGCCTGGCACTAGAAGTCTCTGCAGATCTTCCAGAACAATCTGTTATTGATAG GTGGTTAGGAGAACCAATAAGGTGTGCCATTCTGCCCACATCCATATGGCTGACCAACAAGAAAGGGTTTCCAGTCCTCTCCCGTGCACACCAGCAGCTAGTGAGGGGCCTTTTCAAGCTCCATGTGCAATTTGTGGTGTCAGGGCCCCTGCGACACCAGCATTTCAAGCTTTATCAGCAGTATCTAGAACATATTATCAgg GTAAATCAAGAAATGGACCCTCTCATGGACTTCGCAAGAGGGTACGAGGACTACCTCCAGTGTCCCCTCCAGCCCCTTATGGACAATCTGGAGTCACAAACGTATGAGGTTTTCGAGAAGGACCCTGTCAAGTACTCTGAGTACGAGCGTGCCATGTACCTGGCCATCTGCGACAAGATTcccgaagaggaaaaggagaccaAGGAGAT AGTGCTTATGGTGGTCGGTGCTGGCAGAGGACCGCTTGTGCGCAGAGCCTTGGCCGCAGCAAAGGCAGGACACCGGAAGATAAAAATCTATGCAGTTGAAAAGAACCCCAATGCAGTTGTAACACTGCAAGCCCAGCAGGATGAAGACTGGGGTGACCAG GTAACTGTAGTTTCCTGTGATATGAGAGACTGGGATGCACCTGAGAAGGCAGACATCTTGGTCTCAGAACTCTTAGGGTCCTTCGGAGATAATGAACTTTCGCCGGAGTGTCTAGACGGTGCACAAAAGTTTATGAAAG AGGACGGTATTAGCATTCCCTGCAACTATACCTCATACCTAAGCCCCCTCCAATCACCAAAGCTTTACAACGAAATCCGCAATTGCCGTGAGAAAGACAAGCACTTCCTGGCCCACTTTGAGACGCCGTACGTGGTCTTTCTTCACAACAAGAAAGAGCTGGCTCCATCACAAGCCCTCTTCACCTTCTCGCATCCAAACAAAG ATAAAGTGATTGACAACACGAGATACAAGTCTCTGCAGTTCCAGATCACAGAAGACAACGTTGTCCATGGTTTTGGGGGCTACTTTGAGGCCACGTTGTATAAGGACGTGTTCATCAGCATCAAACCGGAGACACATTCCCGCGGCATGTTCTCCTGGTTCCCTATCCTCTTCCCACTCAAG